The nucleotide window GCCCAGAGTTGCCGCGATTTGCTCGGTCGATTGCCCGGCGATTCGAGTCAGGTCAGCCGCCGAGTAGTTTGTCAGTCCGCGTGCAAATTCGACCGAATTGGCATCGCACAGCGAGATGACATCCCCTTTTTCGAACTCTCCTTCAACACACGTCACGCCGACCGCCAACAAACTGCGGCCCTGTTCGGCAAGGGCTCGAAACGCACCCGCGTCGAGATGAGCCTTTCCCTGTGGGGTGGCGGACCAGCCGATCCAACGCCGACGCGAATCGACCGTGCGACCTTCGGGAAGAAACAACGTGCCAACGTCCTCGCCTGCAAGAATCTCGGTAAGAACGTTCTCACGCCGGCCATTCGCAATCACCACGTTCTCACCAGCAGACACCACGATCCTCGCCGCCTGCAGCTTGCTTGTCATTCCGCCCGTACTCAGTCCCCTACCCTGCCGACCCAGATCTTTTCCGTCATGGACAAGTCCCTCTTGAGCAGCTGCCAAATCGATCACGACGGACATAACAGTCGTGCCGTCGTCAGACGGATTGCCATCATAAAGTCCGTCGATATCAGAAAGCAGAATCAGCAGCGGTGCCCGCAGCAAGTTGGTAACCAGCGCCGCCAAGCGGTCGTTATCGCCGAAGCTCAATTGCAACTCTTCAACGCTGACCGTGTCGTTCTCGTTGATGATCGGGATCGTGTTCGCTTCCAACAAAGCCAGCAAGGTATTGCGAACATTCAAATAACGCGACCGTTCATGCAGATCCTCAGCGGTCAACAGAACTTGGGCTGCGTTCAAACCATGCGGGATCAACGCACGGTTATACGCCTCGATCAAACCGCTCTGCCCAACCGCTGCTGCGGCTTGCAGCTTGGCCAGATCACTAGGCCTCTTCGTCCAACCCAGTCGACCCATGCCAGCGGCAACGGCTCCGCTGCTTACGAGCATAACCCGTTTGCCTGCGTGATGGAGCTTGGCCAGTTGCTCGGCGATCGCGGCAACACGCTCGTCATCCAATGTCCCAGCGCCGACCGAACCCGCAGCCCGCGTCAAAACGCGCGTGCCCACCTTCACGACAATCGTGTCGGCAGCGGTCATGATGTCTTGGCGAACGAGGTCCATGGGAGAGCTGTCAGCTTTCAGCCGTCAGCTATCAGCTTGTTGAGAGAGTGCAGCGACTTCGTGAACGATTCTGGGTTGCGCGTAGGGACGCATGAAACCATTAGCATGATGCGCGTGGCTAAGAGAAGCAACGCCAAAGAGCAGAAGAATCAAAATCATCCGTGTGAATCGGTGTCATCCTTGGCCAAAACGTTGCGACTTAACCTACTCAGCCGGCGACGTGATCTTTGCCGCTTCCAGTTCCGGCCGTCGCGGTGCCAGTTTTCCGCTTCGCAAGTCGAACAGCAGGTCTTGCACGGTTTGCACATCGAGGCCGTACGACTCGGTTCTTCCCGAGCGAGCAATGTTCAGGCCCACCATCTCGCCGTCGAGATTCACCAACGGACCGCCGCACTGATTTGGGGCGAGTACCGTGTCGTGCTGAAAGGCGTTGGGGAAGCCAAACCGCCGCGTGCTCAACTTGCCGCCCAGCGAGTTCTGGAACTGGCTGCGGCTTTGTCTTACGCCGGAGAACCGGCCCGACAGTGTAGCCTCAACTTTCAGCGTTTCCGACTTGCGCTGCAGAGTGAGCGTGATTCGGTCGCCCGGGTTGAATTCTCTGACAGTGTCAATCAACTCGACACGTGTTCGCGTCGGTTGGCCGTTGATATGTGTTATGAGATCATCCTGCTTGACGCCGGCACGCTCGGCACCACTCTCAGGGAAGACGTAAACCACCAGCGGTCGATTCGCTTCGTCCAATTGGACGCCCAGAACGCCGGGTTGATGAGGGACTTCACGCCCCGGCACGCTAACGACGCCGACCGCTTCAGGATCGCGCGACATGCCGACCGTTGCGACAAACGAACCGACGGACGGTTTCTTTTCGGCGAAGCGAATTTCCTTGAGATTACTCGCTTCGATCTTCAGGAGCGCCAGGTCATGTTCACCACTGACGCCCACGATGTCAGCATCGTAGGTCTTACCGTTCTTCAAACGGCACGTAATGTCGCCACTCAGGGGACTTGCTTTGCTGAGTATCCAACCGTCGGCCCCGACAACGCAACCCAGAGCCACTTGCTTCCCATCAGAACGAACCCGTGCCGTGGATTCAGAAGCCCGCTTCACGACGTCACGAAATGCTGCCCTCACATGCGGACCGTCAGTCAACCGCCAACGCGGCACGAGCAACTGATCGAGCCCAAACGGCACGTCGCGTTCTTGCTCAATCGGAACAAAGCCCTGATCTGCCTCCTGCGCATGAGTCGCAGAGAGGCAAACACTCATGACACACACAGCAATTAAGAGTCGAGTAGTAACAACTTGAGAATTCACGTTTGTAATAACCTCAAAACTATCCCGATGTCGACGTTAGTCTTGAACACGGATTACACGGATGTAACTAAATCGGTGAAATCCGTGCGATCCGTGTTCAAAGATAAAGCTTGGCACTCTCAGTGATTTTCAATTCTTCCGCAACTCACCCGCAGTGATGACTTTCACCTCAACCGTTTTCTCAACGCCGTCACGTTCATACGTTAGTTTCACTTTCTCTCCAGGCTCTTGAAAGAAAATGGTTCGCGATAATTCCTCGAACGAATCGATCGGTCGACCGTCAATGGCCACGATCACGTCCCCATTCTTCACACCCGCGTTGGCTGCCGGCAGACCGGCAATCGCTCTCGTAATGACACAGCGTCCGTCGATCGTTCTTCCAGAAACGCCAATCACTGGACGATCAGCGACCATTTCTTCGTTGATCTGTCCGCCCCAGACTTCACCGGCAAGTAGTCGATCCCAGGAGCTTTCAAATCCGGTGGTTGCTACATGAAAGTTATGTGTCACCCGTGGGCCAATGCTACTATGAATACCAACTAACTCGCCACGCATGTTGAACAGCGGTCCACCCGAGTCGCCTCCAACCAGCGTGCAGTCGGTGCAAACGACTTCCTCTTCGCGGAAGAGAACACGACCTAGGCGAACCGGAGGCGCCCGGCCTTCTACAAGTCCGCCCGGCTGACCTGTTGTCACAACCCATTCTCCCGGAACCAGTTTCGTACCCTTGGCGATCGGCGTGTAAGGAAGATCACTCGGTGGGTTGTCCATCTGCACCATGCCTGCGTCGATGTCGTGATTCGCTCCGAGACTCTTGCCGGTAAAACGGCGACCATCGGGAAGAATAATGTTCACTTTGCGACTGGAGTCTCCGATGACATGCCCGGCAGTCAGGATGAGACCTTCAGGATTGACAATCACGCCGCTGCCCGCAGAACGCCCCAACTGCAGGGCGACGGTGGCAGGAAGGCTGTGCTTGACGACCCGTTGTAGCTGTCCCTCGATCCGGCGGAGGTCTGCCACGTTACGAGGATAACGCGACTTGAGAGTCTTCTCGGTTTCCGTTGATACGTCCAACGCTGCATCGGAAAACTGAGCCTGGGAGCTTGCAGCGGCCAGCAGAACTGTCAGTAGAGATGCAGTGGCAATCAGTTGTGGGTAGCTAGTGTTTCTAATACCTGAACTCCTAAAACCTGTTCCTCGCGATGCCACTATTTTCGCATTATCACCCCACAACGGCAACAAAAGAGTTTGGCCACCCCCGTTTGTAGTTCCGCCTTTAGGCGGCTTTCTACGGATTATGAGAGACCATCCAAGCTTCTAAACCGCCCAAAGGCGGAATTACGAACATCGGTGAAATCCGTGTCATCCGTGGCCAAAAACTCTGGATTGCACTCCCTAGCGGCCTAGAATTCTGCTTTACTGTACAAACGCTATTGACGATGTACGCCCGTATATTACGATATTGACAGTGAAAGCACCACAATTTGTGGCCTTTCGGTTCTCCGCAGTATGATTCAACCCGTCCCCTTATCCCAAAGCAAGGACCGCGATGAGCCTCGATCAACTAACCAAACGCCAACGCGAAGTTTACGAGTTCGTTCGCACCAAGATCCAAGGCCGCGGCTACGGGCCCACCGTGCGGGAGATCGGCGAGCAGTTCGGCATCAACTCACCCAACGGCGTGATGTGCCATCTCAAAGCGCTGGAAAAGAAGGGACTCATCACGCGCGAGCCAAACATGTCACGGGCGATTCAACTCACCGACGCGGGGCTCGCGGATCAAGGTATCCCGCTGGTCGGTTCAATTGCCGCGGGCAGTTTGACCGAAGCCATCGAAGACGCCGACCTGCTCGACTTCGAGGCGATGTTCCCCGCTAAGAAAAATCACTTTGCCTT belongs to Lacipirellulaceae bacterium and includes:
- a CDS encoding trypsin-like peptidase domain-containing protein — translated: MDVSTETEKTLKSRYPRNVADLRRIEGQLQRVVKHSLPATVALQLGRSAGSGVIVNPEGLILTAGHVIGDSSRKVNIILPDGRRFTGKSLGANHDIDAGMVQMDNPPSDLPYTPIAKGTKLVPGEWVVTTGQPGGLVEGRAPPVRLGRVLFREEEVVCTDCTLVGGDSGGPLFNMRGELVGIHSSIGPRVTHNFHVATTGFESSWDRLLAGEVWGGQINEEMVADRPVIGVSGRTIDGRCVITRAIAGLPAANAGVKNGDVIVAIDGRPIDSFEELSRTIFFQEPGEKVKLTYERDGVEKTVEVKVITAGELRKN
- the lexA gene encoding transcriptional repressor LexA; amino-acid sequence: MSLDQLTKRQREVYEFVRTKIQGRGYGPTVREIGEQFGINSPNGVMCHLKALEKKGLITREPNMSRAIQLTDAGLADQGIPLVGSIAAGSLTEAIEDADLLDFEAMFPAKKNHFALRVKGDSMIEAAIADGDIVICKKARTAHKHDIVVAMTDEGEATLKYWIPEGNRIRLQPANSSMEPIYVRDVQVLGIVTGVVRKVG
- the proB gene encoding glutamate 5-kinase, coding for MDLVRQDIMTAADTIVVKVGTRVLTRAAGSVGAGTLDDERVAAIAEQLAKLHHAGKRVMLVSSGAVAAGMGRLGWTKRPSDLAKLQAAAAVGQSGLIEAYNRALIPHGLNAAQVLLTAEDLHERSRYLNVRNTLLALLEANTIPIINENDTVSVEELQLSFGDNDRLAALVTNLLRAPLLILLSDIDGLYDGNPSDDGTTVMSVVIDLAAAQEGLVHDGKDLGRQGRGLSTGGMTSKLQAARIVVSAGENVVIANGRRENVLTEILAGEDVGTLFLPEGRTVDSRRRWIGWSATPQGKAHLDAGAFRALAEQGRSLLAVGVTCVEGEFEKGDVISLCDANSVEFARGLTNYSAADLTRIAGQSTEQIAATLGHCPYRTVVHRDNLLVLS
- a CDS encoding trypsin-like peptidase domain-containing protein is translated as MSVCLSATHAQEADQGFVPIEQERDVPFGLDQLLVPRWRLTDGPHVRAAFRDVVKRASESTARVRSDGKQVALGCVVGADGWILSKASPLSGDITCRLKNGKTYDADIVGVSGEHDLALLKIEASNLKEIRFAEKKPSVGSFVATVGMSRDPEAVGVVSVPGREVPHQPGVLGVQLDEANRPLVVYVFPESGAERAGVKQDDLITHINGQPTRTRVELIDTVREFNPGDRITLTLQRKSETLKVEATLSGRFSGVRQSRSQFQNSLGGKLSTRRFGFPNAFQHDTVLAPNQCGGPLVNLDGEMVGLNIARSGRTESYGLDVQTVQDLLFDLRSGKLAPRRPELEAAKITSPAE